The following DNA comes from Nycticebus coucang isolate mNycCou1 chromosome 19, mNycCou1.pri, whole genome shotgun sequence.
TCAAAGTAGAACTAACCGTTGCATTTATGTTCTTCACAGTATTAACTCCTTTAAGGAGTCTGAGCATTCTGCATTCATCTGATTATTTCCTCATGATCAAAGTCAGGTCAGAAATTTCTGGCAAAAACACCTCATAGATAACCATGTGACAAGTTTTAAGTAACAATAGCCTACTTAAGGAGAGaactggaaaattttcttttgtcaGAATAGAATTTTTTGAAATCTAGATTCCAGATTCcttataaattcatttatttctttagtcGATAGTTCTTTATCTTTAAGCTTCAGTTTAAGAACAGTAAATGGACCTAAAAATACTAATTTCGGTGTATATAAATTATGTCATTAgcacatcaataaaatattacACAGATTATTCTTACTGTACTCTTAAGACTAacctttggattttctttttattccctcaATGCTATACAAAGCACAAATCAAAGTCATTCTGTGAAAAACTACTTTCCTGGGTGAAAAGTAGTTGCTTAGCAGGAGTTATAGTTCTTTCAAGCAGTCATTCATATCACCGTAATGATCTACAGCTTCGTAGGTATGTTCTTGTCtttgaaaagttatttttgttatgatttaTACTATGATAATTTCCctattgaaaagttttaaaaaatattgaaagccATGTGTAGCCTTACCTCTCCTCACTGGAATTTAGAAAGAGGAAGATGAAAAACAGGAAACGGGAGGAAATACAGTTAGGGGGCTCCTTTTAGCTCCTGTGAGGTTGGGACAGTTGGGACACAAGGAAGGTTTTTGTTTGAAGCATGTGTTAGCGTTTGCTGTCATAGGCACAGAGCTCAGCTGACAGCTgagactgagaaagaaaaaaggtcccagggcggcgcctgtggctcagtgaatagggcaccggccccatataccaagggtggtgggttcaaaactggccccggccaaactgcaacaaaaaaatagccaggtgttgtggtgggcgcttgtagtcccagctactcggcaggctgaggaaagagaatcacctaagcccaggagttggaggttgctgtgagctgtgacactacggctctctactgagagtgacaaagtgagactctgtctctacacaaaaagaaaaaaggtcccCAAGATTTATTGGTTTATAACTTGTGAAAGATTAAATTGATGtttcttagccgggcgttgtggtgggcgcctgtagtcccagctacttgggaagcggaggcaagagaatcacctaagcccaagagctggacgttgctgtgagctgtgatgccacagcactctaccgagggtgacaaagtatgactctgtctctaaaaaaaaaaattaattaatgtttctGTTTATATCCACATAGGCAACCATTTGTATTTGTAGCACTCCAGTTAACTTTACGTACAGCTCCCTGGCACATCAGAGTAAATTCTTAAATATAAGACAAAGTACCACAGAAATAGAAACATGAACTATCATCACATAAAGttgataaaatattaaacagaatACTCTGATATTCGAAGATAAAACTTTTAGATCATTTAGAGTATAACTTTTATCATTTACTTACCTGTAAAATCAGGATGAAAAACTCAGTAAGCTGgcgggtggctcacacctgtaatcctaacaactctgggaggccgaggtggctggattccttgagctcaggagtctgaaacccccctaagtaagagtgagactccaccgcttgaaaaaaaaaaaaatagctagatgtgtGGTGCGCATATGTCctagttattcaggaggctgaggcaagaggatcacttgagcccaagagtttgaagttgctatgagctacgacatcacagcactctacccagggagacagagtgagactctggctcaaaaaaaaaaaaaaaatcaataagccaAGTGTTACCCTTCAAAACTGGAGCTAATTTCTAGCATTTACAATAGACATTACCGGCGCAATAGACAACATAAAGGAGCATAGAACTGTAGGaaataggtttcttttttttttttttttgagacagagcttcaagctgtcgccctgggtagagtgctgtggcatcacagctcacagcaacctcaactcctgggctcaagcgattttcctgcctccgcttcccaagtagctgggactacgggtgcccacaaggcccggctattttttttggttgcagccgtcattgttaggtgggcctgggctggattcaaacccaccagctcaggtgtatgtggctggcgccttagccacttgaaccacaggcgccaagccaatatatgacttttttaacgataagctataatctattggctaggattttattgagaatttctttttaagcCAGGTTTATTTTCATAACGGCTTTGTCTTAGTTTAAGTTTTCCTATGTCTTTACTTTCTCCTAACATGTAAACACCAAACCAGAGCAATTTTTTTACGAAAGTCTGCTAAAACTTGTACTTTGCCTTGTGCAGCATAATATATAGAGACCAAGATAATTTTAGCTAAAAGAACTTACATTTGATTTAGTGTTCATATTTGTGAGTTCATGTTGTGAATTATATAATCGTTTCTAGTTCTCCCTTCCGGTACCTACTTACACCTTCCATGCAAAAGTgtgctcaaaataaaataaacagcctTAATtgggaagaaatggagaaaagtcGCTGCATTCCAGAAATagatgattctgagttttgtatccgTATTCCAGGAGGAGGTATCACAAAAGCTCTCTATGATGAAAGGTGAGGTTGTTTGCCCAttgtttgttttccactttatttagaaatgaaattgagtgggcgggcgcagtggctcacacctgtaattctagcactctgggaagctagggtgagtggattacttgagctcctgagtttaagaccagcctgagcaaaagcaagaccccgtctgcTTTTAGctgcaaaatagaaaaacggaggtaagaagatcgcttgagcccaagagttggaggttgctgtgagctgtgatgcaatggcactctacccagggctacagcttgagactatgtctcaaaagaaatgaaattgagacACTCAGGAGGGCGCATTGGGTTACTTAAGGGAATGCTTAAGTAACCCTCCTCATTTCTCATTTATGAAATAGGCACTGCATTAGAGATCTCACATTTAAGGGAAAGATTTAAATTTGGTATAGAAGAGCTGGTTCCTAAAATTCCATATTTAGTGCTTGTTATATGTGACATTTTAAGGATCTTGACTGCTATAAGTACACTTGTTAAAAActatgataaaatatacatactataaaatttaccattttaactattaAGTGTTCAATCAAATGGctttaagtacattcacactgtgTGTATCCATCACCACTGTACACTTCTAGAACTTTGTCATAatcctaatttaaaaaatctgtacattgggcagcgcctatggctcaaaagagtggggcgccagccccatataccggaggtggcgagttcaaacccacccccggccaaaagctgcaaaaaaaaaaaaaaaacatctgtacacataaataaaaactcaCCGTTTAATTTCTGCAAAATTGGTTTTACTGTTCCtcctcatttctaattttaataatttcagtcttttttctttagtCATCTAGCTAAAGATTTGTTAATTTGGTTCATCTTTTTGAAGAGccagcttttataattttttattttatttatttcttcacccTCTGTGGAGTAcagtgggatcatagctcacagcaacttcaaactcttaggctcaagggatcctcttgcctcagactcctgagtagctgggcctacaggcgcctatcacaatgcccagttattttttagagatggggttttgctcttgctcgtgcttgtctcaaattcatgaactcaaggaatccatcctccttggcctcccaaaatgttggggTTTTAGACATGAGCCACTGGTTCCAGCTCTTGAAGAGCCAAGTTACAATTTCACtgacttttctccatttttttttctattttatttatctctagtctaatctttattttcttctgctagctttggatttagtttgcttttttattttcctctttcctaaGAAGGTGTAAACTTAGgtattcatttgaaaagtttattccttttcttttttttatttttttttgagccagagtctcactcggctgtcaccctggttgagtgccgtggtgtcgtaactcacagtaacctcaaactcttgggcccaagtgatactcctgccttaccctcccacAAAGCTGGCCTTATAGGCACTcactacagtgcctggctattttttagaggcagggtcttactcttgctcagactggtctggaacttgtgagctcaaacaatctacccggcttggtctcccagagtgctgggattacaggcatgagccaccatgcccggcctattcttttttaatatgtacatttatagctataaattttCCATTTAGCACTGCTGTAACTGCATGCCATTAGTTTGCGtatattatgttttcattttcattcatctcttttttcttaaagcttCTAAAACTGacaattctttattaaatttaagaaaaaaaaaaaaaacagaagccatacATTTATTTAGTAGCTCAAGGAGATAGTTTGCTACCATGAAGTGATTATCGTATGTATTTAACTCAGTGACTACTTATGGAACCAAAGTGTACTCAATTTAATACAGAAATTCAATTTACACAACAgcggtaaaaaaaaaatcctcattcatctcaagtattttctaatttttttttggtgatttcttcCTTGGCTCATTGGTTGTTAGAGAATGTGTTAATATccacattatttataaattttccaaCCTTGACACGTGTTTTAACTTCCTTGTACCTGACGAGTtcttgggagacagagcaagTGACTGTGAGAGGAGGGGTGCAGCTTTTCAGAAGGCGGCTTCTGTGCCTCTCATCCCACATATCCTGCTCTGCACTGTCCCATGAGGCATGAGTGAGGCCATCCCTCCAGTGCTCTCAGGACTGGGATTGGAGATTTGAGCAGCTGGTCCCAAACACCTCCCCAGTACATGGTGCAGGGTCACCATGGGCGTCCTCACCATAATGCATCACAGGAGTATAAATCCACCATTGCAAAGTAGAACCACTGTTTTGTTTGCTCTGAAATCTGGATTGTGATTTGAGCACACTCAGAAGGAGTCATAGTATTAGAGTAGTGACAGAAAATGTATGTAAGTAGTAATAGTAGCAATAGCAGTTAACTGTGTACCTGACACTGTGTATCTTACATTTATAAAGTGATCAGATTCTGATAATAAACATACAGATATATATTATTAACTGcatgttaaaaataagaaaattggccaaggcaggtggattgcctgagcccatgagtttgagactaacctgagcaagagtgagacctcgtctctaaaaaagtagccaggctctgtggcaggcgcctgctacctaggaggctgaggcaagagaattgcttgaacccaaggttgctgtgagctaagatgccacagcgctctaccaagggtaaccaagtgagactgtctcaaaaaaaagaaagaaaagaaaatcaaagagcaGCAAGGTAATTTGCTAAAAACCATACAGGAGCCTAGGTGCGGTGgttcacagctactcaggaggcttagatgagaagatcacttgagcccaggagtgggaggctagtctgggcaacacagtgaaaccacatgtcttttttttttttttaaagccatacAGGTCGTAAGTGCTGAGCCAGAATTCAAACACAGGCCTCAAATCCTGCTCTTTTAATCACTTCACTATACGATCTAATACTCGTGGTCCAAGAGCACAATGAGCTTTATTCTTTAAAAGGTAAACTTCTCCAAGTGAAGGccaagtaaaaaaataaacaaatgaaagatgAATCCCTTTCTTGTTACATTTAcccctttcttttttgaaaatatttaagactTCTCTGGCAAGAATGATACGTGCACCTCGACTTATTTACCTTACAGCTAACTTGCCCTTTTCTGGCCACACTCGCATGTTCCAGCTTTATCTTTGTCCCTAAAAACCTGCTGTATTCTTATTAAAAATCATCACttccttcagcttttctttttttgtcctagTTCATCATGCACTcaagttttgggggttttttggggttttttgcagtttttggccggggctgggcttgaacctgccacctgggcttatggggccggtgccctactcctttgagccacaggcgccacccttcttttgtttttgagcctGGGTCTcactgccacccaggctggagtgcagggacaggatcatagttcactgtagcctggaactcctgggctcaagtgatcctcctgcattagcTTCCCTGGgggccgggactacaggtgcacgccaccacacctagctacgtgtttaaaattttttgtagagacaggatctcactattttgcctaggctggtcttgaactcctggcctcaagcagtcctccaacTTAAGCCTTTCaaggtgctgagattataggttgtgagctaccacgccccaCTAATACtgaagtttttccttttcctgtctccCTTATTTCCCATAAAAGAAACTATCAGTTTAAATGTTACCTTGCCCAGTACATAGAGCAGTGATTGTCACTGTGAGAGGGTgttaggtgtgccacgaaaaattttaaagatcattaattatttttgaaagaaatacaaagtgcagtaagtatattcttttttcacttttttttttttttttttttttgatcaacataagtttgtcagggaagtttaactataggatcaagtgtgctgtgagattaaaaaaaggttggaaaacactggccTGGATGGCCTGCAAACCACCAGCTTTGAATTAGTCTCTTGCTTCATTCAGGCCACATTATTTTTGGCCCAGACTATTACATTAGCTCAGGGTGCCATAAAAAACATACtacaggctgggtggcttaaacaaccaaaatgtctttTCTCTCAGTTCTTGAGGCCTGAAAGTCCAAGACCAGCAGCAGCATGGTTAAGCTCTGATGCAGACACTCTGCCTGGCTCTCAGACAGCTGCCTGCCTGAGTGTGTGCTCACCCCTAGTTTCCCTCTCATAAGATCACATTGGATCAGGGCCCCACCCATAGGACCATGACCACTTCCTAAAGACCCTTTCTCCAGATACAATCACAATATATAAATTTAGGGGTACACATAGATCTAAGTTTATATCCCACCTTTGGCACTTACTAGATAGAGAACATTGAGCACATTAACTGGATTTTCAGTCTCTTTAAACCTGTTACCTCCTGACAGTAACTAACACTTCCGTTGTGTTTACTGTGCGTTGGTCACAGTTTGAAGCGTTTTGCCTCCATCACCTTTAAACCTCAACAAGCTGTGCAGCAGATTCTGTTGTCCCTCTTGTGCAGATGAGGGGCACTAGAGCCCTGGTTAAGTAAGGTACCCAACATACCTGGTAAGTAGGAGAGCTAGAACGTGAATCTTGGTGTTCTGTCCTTGCTCCCGTTGTTCTATATGGACTCACTGATAGAATGGAGGTAATTACAGCTTCCTCAGGGAATTGAGTCTTAGAACTTGCACACAGGCACAGAATAGTCAGCTCAGTAAGATGATATCTGAGAGAAGCCGTCATAGGTTTTCCTCTACTACTTCAGGTTATTAATAACCAGAGTGATattttctgtctgtctctttgcTGTGGTGCTTCTAAAAATCACTGTCTTCTAAAGTAGATTTGTGGAGTAAATCAGAACATATTTCATCTGCTATAACCCAGGATAGAATAGACGGTTTTCCAGACAGCCTTGGGGTGAGGCACAAACTTGCATGTTCCTTGGGTGAGTATTAACATGGCTTCTAATCCTGTGcccataaagaaaaggaaatatgtggggcagagggaggtgaATAAATTATCTTATGATGTGGAgtcttttcctttcctgaaacCTGGCAGGTTGTTTTAGCTGTAAAGACAGACACAGTCATCTAGTCAGCATCTTCTGTCAGTGGCAGAATACtgaattatttgctttatttcttgtAGCTCTTCTAAAGATATCCCACTGGCAGTTCTGTTGAAATTTGTTTCAGAAGGAGACAATATCCCAGATGCGTTAGGTCTTGTGGAGTATCTGAATGAATGGCTTCAGATAATCAAACCACATGTAAGTTTTACTATAGCTTAAACCTCTTATCTAGTCATGTATTTATTAACTTGCATTTCATATACTATGTAAGGGGACTATGTAAGTGAAAATCTATATTAAATATAGACATATCTTTACATAAAATTCTCTTTAacctgaacttttgaaaataagagaGGACTTTTAACTAACCTATTATTTACAATTGTTCATGTTATGGTAATTATGGTTGTTTATTCTCTTAAGAATGAACAAGTCTTTCTTGgaattcaggattttttttaaggaagcaaAAATTGAATATGTATTATAATGAAGATACTTTTCTATATTGTGAAATGAGAGTATTACATCCAGGGAAATGAGTTAGACAGTAGGCACAATGGAACCACCATGAGGCTGCATCTGTGGTGGGTAACTATCTTTTTAATTCATGCTTTTCCCAAGAAAAAATTGATAACAAACCACATGGCAACCccctattctttttaaatttgacttACTCTGGACTCTACCTGCAGCCTTCCTTGGCAATCTTTATGATTTAGAACTTGAACAAATTTATCTTCAGTTGACATGAAGGAATAGAAACATAACTACTTTATTTTCCCTTAAAATAAAACCTGGCTAAAAGTGTCAGACCCTAAAGGAACCCAGAAGAAGAGTTTTATAATGCATGTTGAAAGGGGATTTGAtggtaaaattgaaaaattaaaatgttttatttttaagttacagAGTGATGACCCCACGGCATCTTCCTTGCAGTGGAAAATACCAAGTTCTTGGAGATTACTCTTTGGCAGTGGTCTCCCCCCTGCActtttttgatgtattttcagttttatacctTGTATCCCAAGACACTTATTACCAGCACAAAAGTTAAACATTCTGGACAGAAATGTGTATAATGTATTAGGAAGTAAATTCTACTTTTCACAGAAAATCTCAATAAAAGGATTAATGCACCATCGTTTTGCCCCCATGCTTTTATCATATTTAGCAAATACAAATTTTgtacaataaaatgttatttcccAAGTAATTTTGCCtcaaatatattcctttttttaaaactcaaactctagggtggcccctgtggctcaaggtgtagggcgccagtcccgtgtgttggaggtggtgggttcaaacccagcccccgccaaaaatcacaaaaaaaaaaaccctcaaactctagggcgggacctacctgtggctcaaaggagtagggcaccagccccatatgctggaggtggcaggttcaaacccagccccggccaaaaactgcaaaaaaaaccctcaaactcGAATTAGCTTCCTATTTCTGCTATAATAAATTACAACAAACTTGTTGTAAGCCactaatacaaatttatttttagagttaGATAAGTCAGGAATCAAAAAATGGGTCTTATTAGGCTGACAGAGGTGATGATAGGTCCGTGTTCCTTCTGAAGGTGGAACTGAGAAGGCCCAGGGCGGATCTGTCTCCTGCTCTTTTCCAGCTTCGATTCTCTTCTTCCAACCATATTCATTGCCCCACagtcccttcttccccctccaaGCAGGTAGATGCTTCaaatctccctctctctttcacaTATAAGAACCCTTGTGATTACATAGGGCCCACCCtaataatccaggataatttccTCATCTCGAAAGAATTTTagtataaaagaaattataaaaaatagtattCATTTTTGAGTGCCTACTAGGTCCCTTCCACTTTACACAGAAAGCGTAGCACCAGATAACTTGCAATACTGGAGAAGGACACAAGAGGGAGCAAGAGATTACAAGCTGAAAAAGCAGCAAAACTCACTGGGAAATTACACAAGGAGAAGTTGAATcgtccaaaaaaaaaaccatttaacAGGCTCCCAAAATCTCTACCCAGGCTGGTTGCCTAAAGTCTTCCCTGTATAAAGATCGGGGGAGGTGGCTGTTTTATTAAATGCATAAAACAGCAAAAATCACAaagcaaatgaagaaatagaaatacagCCCTGTCAAAGGAACAAATTACGTCTCCAGAAACCACCCGCTAAGAAACAGATCTGTGAATTTACTGGCAATCCAAAAATTGTGTTAAAGACAAACTCAATGGTCCACGAGAACagacaacaaaatcaaaaaaacatTCTGTGACAAAATGAGAATATCAGCAAAGAGAAGCaaactataaaaaagaaccaaattttggaactgaagaatataataaaagaatggaaaaattccCTAGAGGGGTTCAGCAACAGACTCCatcaagaggaaaacaaaattagcaaacatgaaaaatgaagaaagcctGAGGGATTTACACGTCAACACCAAGTACACACTAACATGTGCATTATGGTAGTTctaaaaggagaggaaagggaagaaagctTATTTGTCTTACTTAGTGATAATGCAAAATATTGAATCTGAGGAAGAAAATGGGGATCCAAATTTGAGAAGCCCAAGTAAAATGAACCTAAGAATTAACCAAGAACAT
Coding sequences within:
- the PSMG2 gene encoding proteasome assembly chaperone 2 isoform X2; its protein translation is MQSPRASPFSHPAATMFVPCGESVPDLAGFTLLMPAVSVGNVGQLAIDLIISTLNMSKIGYFYTDCLVPMVGNNPYATAEENSTELSINTEVYSLPSKKLVALQLRSIFIKHKSKSFCEKLLSWVKSSCLAGVIVLSSSHSYHRNDLQLRSSPFRYLLTPSMQKCAQNKINSLNWEEMEKSRCIPEIDDSEFCIRIPGGGITKALYDESSSKDIPLAVLLKFVSEGDNIPDALGLVEYLNEWLQIIKPHSDDPTASSLQWKIPSSWRLLFGSGLPPALF
- the PSMG2 gene encoding proteasome assembly chaperone 2 isoform X1, whose protein sequence is MQSPRASPFSHPAATMFVPCGESVPDLAGFTLLMPAVSVGNVGQLAIDLIISTLNMSKIGYFYTDCLVPMVGNNPYATAEENSTELSINTEVYSLPSKKLVALQLRSIFIKHKSKSFCEKLLSWVKSSCLAGVIVLSSSHSYHRNDLQLRSSPFRYLLTPSMQKCAQNKINSLNWEEMEKSRCIPEIDDSEFCIRIPGGGITKALYDESSSKDIPLAVLLKFVSEGDNIPDALGLVEYLNEWLQIIKPHLQSDDPTASSLQWKIPSSWRLLFGSGLPPALF